The genomic DNA AGAGCGCTCTTATCAAGAATAAAAAAATAAGCCCTCGCTTTATGAGGGCTTATTTCATATTTACTTTCCAAATCTTTTACGGTATCCACATTTCCTACATAGTTCTTCGACTGCAACCCTGTTCGAAAATCCATCGACAATGTTTGTCGCTCTCTCACCTTCTATAATGTTAGAAAATGAATCATTATTAATATTCCCAAGGTTAATAATCCCTTCACCATCTAAACAACAAGGAATAACCGTTCCGTTCGCTAAAATACCAGCTTGATTTCGAAGACCATGACAGAATCCTTTTCCATCATCCTCTTCTTCGTGCAATGCTGGCCACTGGAATTCATAGTCTTGATTAATGAAGACACGTTCCGCAATTTTTATACCTTTTCCTGGTGTAAGCTTCTCTTCAATTTGATAAGATAAATCAAACTCATTTTCAATGATGGATAATAACTCTCTATTTTTCTGGATTTCAGCATTTGTTTTATTATCCTGCGTTAAATTCCATAAACGTAGTGAAACAATTAAATCCGATTGACTTGTCGCTTCTCTAATGAAGGAAAGTATACTTCTTACATAGCCCTCTTTATCCTGTGAACCTGGGTGTCCATCAAAACTATGCAATGAAAAATTCATTTGTCTTAGAGCAGGTTTATTTAACAGTCTATGCCTTCTCTTATTAATTAACGTTCCGTTCGTTGTAATATTAACTTTAAACCCTTTTTCATGGCTTAAATCTAACAATTGATCTATTTTCGGATGTAGCAACGGCTCACCCTTCACGTGCAAATAAATGTAGTCTGTGTGAGGTTTAATTTGGTCTAATCTTTTAGCAAAATCCTCCACAGAAATGAATTGCTTCTGCCTTTCCGTCGGCGGACAAAAGCTACACGCAAGATTACATACACTCGTAATCTCCAAGTAAAATTTCTTAAACTTCTTCACCTTTAACTCCTCACTTCTATGACTACTTATACTTTTTCCTCTTCATATTACAGCACACTTTTTTAGAAATAGAAACATACTTATTTTAGGAAATCTATATACCACCTATTAATGTGTAAAAGACCATCGGTGATTTTTGTCCAATGGCCTTTTTTACTCTTTTTATATACAAAAAGTAATTTTACTTATGATACGGTTCACCGTATATCATTAAAGCACAAAATTGATTTTGAATATAAGATATATATCAACATAGAAAGCATGGGACAGTAATCCCATGCTTTAACGATATTTTTCATTACATTCATAATGATAATCTGTGTAAATTTTATGATATACCTTGCAGATTGCAAACCTTTAAAACATCATTTTAATTATGTTTTAAGGTATGGATTACGTCAAGAGCACTAAATGGTTTTTATCTTTTCCCATATAAAAGACTTGTGCTGACTTATGATAAGATTCACTGAATATTATTCAAGAACACAGTTAATTATCATTATACAATATATATTCATTTGAAGTTTTCTAACAGATAATTAACCTATTGTATATTCCTTACTGTAAAGCTTTATTTAACCTTAGAGTTTTAATACCACCTATACACCTTAGTTACTTAGTTTTACAGTTATCTATCCTATCTATACCTTAACTTCTTAACTTTACACCTTAATTACTTAACTTTACAGTTATCTATCCTATCTATACCTTAATTGCCTAACTCTACAGTTATCTATCCTATCTACACCTTAGTTACCTAACTCTACAGTTAATTACCTTGTTTATACCTTAATTACTTAACTTTACAGTTAATTACCTTGTTTATACCTTAATCACTTAACTTTACAGTTAATTACCTTGTTTATACCTTAACTTCTTAACTCTACAGTTATCTATCCTATCTACACCTTAGTTACCTAACTCTACAGTTAATTACCTTGTTTATACCTTAATTACTTAACTTTACAGTTAATTACCTTGTTTATACCTTAATCACTTAACTTTACAGTTAATTACCTTGTTTATACCTTAACTTCTTAACTCTACAGTTATCTATCCTATCTACACCTTAGTTACCTAACTCTACAGTTATCTATCCTATCTACACCTTAGTTACCTAACTCTACAGTTATCTATCCTATCTACACCTTAGTTACCTAACTCTACAGTTATCTATCCTATCTACACCTTAGTTACCTAACTCTACAGTTATCTATCCTATCTACACCTTAGTTACCTAACTCTACAGTTATCTATCCTATCTACACCTTAGTTACCTAACTCTACAGTTATCTATCCTATCTACACCTTAGTTACCTAACTCTACAGTTATCTATCCTATCTACACCTTAGTTACCTAACTCTACAGTTATCTATCCTATCTACACCTTAGTTACCTAACTCTACAGTTATCTATCCTATCTACACCTTAGTTACCTAACTCTACAGTTATCTATCCTATCTACACCTTAGTTACCTAACTCTACAGTTATCTATCCTATCTACACCTTAGTTACCTAACTCTACAGTTATCTATCCTATCTACACCTTAGTTACCTAACTCTACAGTTATCTATCCTATCTACACCTTAGTTACCTAACTCTACAGTTATCTATCCTATCTACACCTTAGTTACCTAACTCTACAGTTATCTATCCTATCTACACCTTAGTTACCTAAC from Bacillus basilensis includes the following:
- a CDS encoding radical SAM/SPASM domain-containing protein, whose amino-acid sequence is MKKFKKFYLEITSVCNLACSFCPPTERQKQFISVEDFAKRLDQIKPHTDYIYLHVKGEPLLHPKIDQLLDLSHEKGFKVNITTNGTLINKRRHRLLNKPALRQMNFSLHSFDGHPGSQDKEGYVRSILSFIREATSQSDLIVSLRLWNLTQDNKTNAEIQKNRELLSIIENEFDLSYQIEEKLTPGKGIKIAERVFINQDYEFQWPALHEEEDDGKGFCHGLRNQAGILANGTVIPCCLDGEGIINLGNINNDSFSNIIEGERATNIVDGFSNRVAVEELCRKCGYRKRFGK